In Bacillus horti, the genomic stretch GGTTAGCTTAGAAAGTCTATCCTATGATTATGTTTCTCTTGCTGACATACAAGAGCAAACAGAATTAGGACAGCATTTATTAAATCATGTGGTTGTCTTTGAAAATACTCCAGTAGCTAATGATTTTAATGAAATGGAACAAATAGAGAAAGAGCTCGGCATTCAGATTGATCAGGTGGAGGCATTTGAACAAACTAGCTACGATTTCGATGTAACGATAGCGCCAGGTAAAGAGCTGTTCATTAAATTTAGCTACAACAAAAATGTATATAAAAAAGCGTATGTTCAACAAATAGCGAGGCATTTTCAAGAGATTATGAATAGCATTGCTTTAAATCCAGATGTGAACCCTAATCAAATTGAGTGTCTATCATCAGAGGAAAGGCAGCAATTAGTAGTAGGGTTTAATGCTAAACAAGCACAGCTTCCTACTGATCAAACAACCGTTCATCTAATTGAACAACAGGTTATTAAGAATCCAGATAGTACTGCTGTAAGGTTTGGATCTGAGGAATACACCTATAGCTATTTGAATCAGCATGCAAACCAAATGGCTAGATATCTACTCAAGCGAGGCACACAGCAGGAGGAACTAGTTGCGATCCTAATGGATAGATCACCTAAAATGGTAGAGAGCATCCTAGGGATATGGAAGGCTGGAGGAGCATACATTCCTATTGATCCAGAATATCCTAAGTCCCGAATTGAAACGATTATTCAGGAGTCTGGTGCTAAATATATAATCTCTAGCTCTATACTAACTGAGCGTATTTGGGGAACAGATGAGGCAGAAGATACAGATCAGTTCATAAAGGATCTTTCGTGCATTTTAGTCGATCAGGAGGATGAATTCATAGCTCAAGAGCCTAACTCTAACCTAGATGTAGAGATTTTACCTTCTAATTTGGCCTATGTCATTTTCACTTCTGGATCAACAGGCAAACCAAAGGGAGCAATGATTGAGCACGCTGGAATGCTTAATCATATCCTTGCTGAAGTAGACGAGCTACATCTGTCTTATAAAACAGTAATGGCACAAAACGCTAGTCATTGCTTCGATATTTCTGTGTGGCAATTTTTCGCACCACTAACAGTTGGCGGAGTATCGGTTATTTATCCTAATGATGTCGTATTCAACTCTACTCAATTTCTTGATTCAATCATTCGGGATGAAGTCACCATTCTTGAGGTTGTTCCTGCGTATTTAGGTCTAATGATGGATGATATGGTAGAGCAGAATCGTCTTCCTACAGCTTTACAGTACCTTATGATTACAGGTGAGACGGTGAAGCAGGCTATGGTAAGACGCTGGTTTGAGCTATGTCCAGATATTCCAATGGTAAATGCCTATGGACCAGCAGAGGCAGCTGATGATATTACTCAGTACACGATGAAACAGTGCCCACAAACGGAACATATTCCTATAGGGAAACCCCTTCAAAATTTGAATATCTATATTGTTGGCGATCACATGCAGCTTTTGCCTGTAGGTGTTGTGGGAGAAATTTGTGTTTCTGGAATCGGTGTAGGACGAGGGTATTTACATCAAAAGGAGCTAAGCCAGGCTGTATTTACTGATGATCCTTTTGGAAGCAATCCATCGAGGCTTTATAAGACGGGAGATTTGGGTCGCTGGCTGCCAGATGGGAATATTGAGTTTTTTGGTAGGAAGGATTATCAGGTCAAAATTCGAGGCTTCCGTATTGAGCTAGGAGAAATAGAAGCAAGGTTAGTTGAGCATGAGCAGGTTAAAGAAGCCGTTGTGCTAGATGTAGAGGATGATCAGGGGAGCAAATATCTATGTGCTTATGTTCTAACGGCAGAAGGAGTAAGTGTTCATGAGCTTAAACGCTTTATAGGGCAGACACTACCAGATTACATGGTTCCTACAGTGATTATGTTCATGGAGCAGTTCCCAGTTAATGCAAATGGTAAGGTGGATAGAAAGGCGTTACCAAAGCCTATTAACACAGGAGAGAGCAAGACTGCTTATGCAGCTCCAAGTACTATGATAGAGCAAAAGCTGAACGATATTTGGTATGAAATATTAGGAAATGAAAGAATGGGGATCGATACGTCATTTTTTGAAGTGGGCGGGCATTCTATTAAAGCTATGGCTCTTTCTTCCAAGATTCAGAAAGAGTTTAAGCTAGACATGGAGCTTATTCAAGTTTTTAGAAACCCTACAATCAGAGAGCAGGCCAGATACCTTTCACATGCCGGAAAGCATGAGGAAGTAGTAATAGAGAAAGCAGAGGAAAGAGAGCACTACCCTGTATCCTTTGGACAAAAAAGGATGTTTATTGTCCATCAAATGCTAGATTCAAAGAGTAGCTATAATATTCCGCAAATGACACTCATTAAAGGAAAGCTAGATCTTCTCAGAATGGAGAATAGTATAAACCATTTATTAGCTAGACATGAGTCCTTGCGCACCTCGTTTCATTTAAAAGATGGGGAGCCTGTACAGGTTATTCATTCAGGGGTTGACTTCAAGCTAGATTTGATAGACATGAGGGACCTAGAGCTAAACAATCCTGAAAAAGAGCGTAATGAAGCGATAGATAAAGCGATTCGTGACTTTATTCAACCCTTTGAGTTAGGGACAGCTCCGCTTTTCAGGGCGGGTATCATAAGATGTGCTAACGATAGGTATATTCTTATGCTGGATACTCATCATATTATTTCTGATGGTGTAAGCTCTATGCTGCTAGCAAGTGAGTTACTTGACCTTTACCAAGGAAAACCCCTAGCTAATCTAGAGATTCAATATAAGGATTACGCGCTTTGGCAAAGAGAGCAGCTACAAAGCTCCAAGCTACAACAGCAGCAGAAATACTGGGTTCAGGAATTTACACAGGGCATTCCAGTCCTCCAGCTGCCAACTGATTTTGTGCGTCCAGCACTGAAAAGCTATGTTGGTCATGCTATTGATTTTGAGCTAGATGAAGGCCTGTCAATAAGAATAAAGAATAGAGCGGAGGAAGCAGGAACAACTCTGTTTATCTATCTGCTGGCAGCCTATCATGTTCTCCTTTACAAATATTCAGGGCAGGAGGAAATTGTTATTGGCTCCCCAGTAGCCGGTAGACATTACAACGGTCTTGAGCACTTATTGGGGATGTTTGTTAATACTTTAGCATTGCGTAATAAGCTAGAGCCGAAGCAATCCTTCGCTAACTTTTTAGAAAATGTAAGACATAAAGCCCTACATGCGTATGAGAATCAGGATTATCCATTAGAGGAGCTTGTTTCAAGCTTAAAGCTACAGGTTGATAAGAGTAGAAATCCATTATTTGATGTTGTTTTTGTTATTCAAAATATAGATACTCCAAAGATGGATACTGGGGAGCTTCATGTTTCAGCATTCCCAATGAATCAAACGACATCAAAGTTTGATCTTACCTTTCTAGTAGTAGAGAAGGATGAAACGCTTTTGTTTAACGTAGAATACAGCACGCAGCTGTTTAAGGAACAAACCATTCGTCAAATAAGTGAGGATTATCGGGCTTTACTTAAAAGCATTGTAGATCAGCCAACGGTTTTGATAGAAGATATTAGGCTGACAAGGGAGTCTTATAAAGAAGAAAAAGTAATTACTGACGAAATCAGCTTTGACTTTTAATAACCCGAAATTCAATTGAAACTAGTAAACGAAAACGATGGAGAATAGGACCAGCTTTGATGGATCGTTTAAAACGATCAAAAGAGAAGGGACAGAGATGCATTAGTTAAAAAAGCACCACACTCTCTAGCTGGTCCGAAGCTCTTGATGGAAGACGAGAATCTAAGAAGGGGGAGGGCATGTATGAAGGATCAACATACATCAACGTCATTGGTTACTCACGATATGTACATAGAGGAAAAGAAATACTGGATGTCTAAATTAGCAGACAATCAAATCATTAGTGTTATTCCAAATGATATTCCGCGCCGTCTAAAGAGGACGAGTGAAGTTGAAAGCTACCATATGTCTATGCCATCAGCTTTGTCTAAAAAGGCTTTGGCATTAGCAAAGCAATCAGATCATGCATTATTTATGATTCTACTAGCCGGTGTTGCCTTTCTTTTTCAAAAATACACAGGCAATGACGATGTTCTTCTAGGAATGCCTTCCTTTAAGCAACCTAAAGACACTTCAAACGAGAGCAGACCATTGTCTCCTGTTCTACCACTTAGCTTATCTATAAAAAGTGATTATACATTTAAGCAGTGGCTACTAGAGACACGCAATACTGTCCTACAGGCTGATGAAAATAAAAGTATCCCCTTCTCAGCGTTACTTCAGTTGCTAGAAATGGAAAATCAGAATGAAAGTATTACGTGGGAAACAGTACTGTACTTGCGCAATATTCATCAGGTAGACACTCTTGAAGGTATGACGAATGATTTCATTTTAGATTTTGAGCGTAAGAATGATGAATTAGAGCTAAATATTCATTTTAATCCTGAGCTTTATAGCCGAGCTTTAATTGAACAATTTGGTGGACAGTTATTTCATTTGTATGACACTGTTCTACATCATACTGACTTAAAACTAGCTGATATCGAGGTACTTAGAAACCATGAAATAAAAGATATTTTATCAAACGCTGATACGGCTAGTTTTCCACTACATTCTAGCTTACAGCAATTATTTGAGGAGCAAGTAGAACGAGTCCCTAATCATATTGCCCTAAAGTATGGGGAAAAAGTGATGGACTATAAAGCCTTAAATGAGAAAGCTAATCAGGTTGCATGGTTTCTCCGAAAAGAAGGAGTAGGGAGAGATTCAATTGTAGGAATTATGCTAGATCGCTCCATGGAAATGCTGATTGCTATTATAGGAATCCTTAAGGCAGGGGGGGCATATTTGCCGATTGATCCAGCTTATCCAAAGGATCGCATCAATTATATGCTCGGGGATAGTGCTGCTCGATACCTAATAACCAAGTCTGCCTACCTGCATGATGTCAAATATTCGGGGTTAGTTATAGATTTAAACGATTCTATGATATCAAATCAACCGGTTCAAAATCTCGAAAGCTTAACTGAGCCAAGTGATCTAGCGTATATCATTTATACGTCTGGAACAACCGGCCAGCCAAAAGGAGCAATGATAGAGCATAGAAATGTCGTGCAGCTTCTCTTTAATGATCGCTTTCAGTTTCAGTTTAGTGAGAGAGATACCTGGACCCTCTTTCATTCCTACTGCTTTGACTTTTCTGTTTGGGAAATGTATGGTGCTCTACTTTATGGAGGTAGATTACTTATTATTCCTAAGGAAGTGGCTCAAAACACTTCTGATTTTGTACAGCTTGTGGAAAAAGAAAACGTTACTGTTTTAAATCAGACTCCTACAGCGTTCTACTCCTTTCTAGAGGAGCTTAAGCGGAAGCAATCCGAGCTAGATTTGCGTTACGTTATATTTGGCGGTGAAGCACTGAAGCCTGCTATGCTGAACGGTTATCAAGAGCGTTTTCCACATACGAAGCTAGTCAATATGTATGGAATAACAGAAACAACTGTCCATGTAACGTATAAGGAAATTTCAAGCTATGAAATCGAGAATAACATCAGCAATGTAGGAAAACCGCTCCCAACCCTTTATGTGCATATCTTAGATAAAAATAAGAGACTTGTGCCCGATGGAGCAATAGGCGAATTATACGTTGGCGGTGCTGGAGTTGCGCGTGGTTATTTAAATCGTCCGGAATTGACATCTACTCGTTTTATCCATGATCCGTATCGTCAAGGGATGATCCTTTATCGAACTGGGGATTTAGCTAAGCGTCTGCCTAGCGGAGAACTGGAATATTACGGGAGAATGGATCATCAGGTTAAGATTCGAGGTCATCGCATTGAGCTAGGAGAGATTGAGTCTGTTCTTTTAAAGCAAGGAGAGCTACTAGAGGTAGCCGCTTTAACTAGGGTGGACGCTGACGATCAGGCGTATATCTGTGTGTATTTCAGGTCTGAGAAGAAAATAGGCTCAGCGTTGTTGCGAGAAAAACTTGCTCAAGAGCTCCCTGAATATATGCTTCCTGCTTATTATATTCAAGTTGACGCTTTACCACTGACCTCAAATGGCAAGCTTGACCATAGCAAGCTTCCGAATCCATTACATGGTGTTGAGCTTGAAACGGAATATGTTTCTCCCCAAACCGAAACGGAGCTACTATTAGCCCAGCTTTTTCAGGACGTATTCAGTGGCTCTAGGATTGGAGTAAAGGATAACTTCTTTGAGCTTGGTGGAGATTCTATCCGTGCCTTGCGTCTGGTCAGTGCTATTAATGAATCTCTTGAGACTGAGCTTCAAATTAGACACATTTATGAGTATTCAAGCATTGAGCAATTAGCAGAGTGGATGGATCAGCAGGACCAAACGGATCAATTAGAGCCCGTGCTTGAAACAGAAAGTGTGATTGAGGAAATTGAAGCGCAGAAAGCGGAAGTATTGTCTAATGATTTGGAGCGTAAGAAGCTTCCTGCAAATATAGCAGATATGTATCCTCTAAGTGATATTCAGTTAGGCATGCTCTATTATCAAATGCAGAATCCGGATGAAGGAACCTATCATGATCAGATGCCTTATGAGTTCATAGATGCTACGTTTCATAAGGAAGCACTTATTCATGCCTTGGAGCTACTGACCAAGAAGCACCCTATGTTAAGGACCGTCTTTCATTTGCGCTCAGCGTCAGCTCCTATGCAGATTGTCTTAAATGAGGCAACGCCAGATGTCGCTTTCATAGATGTTTCGCAGCTAGAAAGGTCTGCTCAAAAACAGCATATTGAAGCAGCATTGCTAGAGGATCGGTCAGCAGGCTTTGATTTGTTAAAGCCGTTATGGCGTGTGCAAGTTTATAAATGGGGCGAAATGAATTATTCCTTTATTCTAATCTGTCATCATGCAATTTTAGATGGCTGGAGTGTGGCTTCCTTTATAACCGAGCTAGCTAATCTGTATTTAAAATTAAAAGATGGTGTGCTGGAAACCTCTACTCAGCTTCCGTTAAAGCATGATTATAAGGCCTTTATTATAGAACAGCTTGCTATCAAAAAAGATGAGACGATGCGCTCATTTTGGCAGAAGGAGCTAGAGGATTACAAAAGGCTTTCATTGCCAAGTCGATTAGTAGAGCACCAGGAAACAATGATTTTTGAATATGAGTTAGATGAAGCGCTATTAAGGGACTTAAAGCACCTAGCTCAGAAGCATCACACTACGATGAAGCATGTTTGCTTTGCTTTCTATTTAAATATGCTGAATATGCTCTCCTATGAAAATGATTTTGTTGTTGGAATTGTAGAGCATAATCGTCCACATTGTGAGCATGCGGATCAAATATTGGGCTGCTTTTTAAATACGGTTCCTTTTAGAATGGCTTTTGGGGCACAACTCACTTGGGATCAGTTTATTGAAGCAGTAGATATGAAGCTAAAAGAGCTTAAATGGTATGGTCGTCTTCCATTTCAGGAAATTTTAAAATCAATCGGTGAGTCTTCTACTGGAAGCAATCCCATTTACGATACATTTTTTAATTTCATAGATTTCCACATCTATAAGGAGATGAATTTTGAAACGACTCAGGATAATGAAAGCCTAGAAATCAAGGAATTTACTAAAAATCATATTTCCTTTGATTTCACAGTCATTCATACGGAGGAACAGCTTAAGCTCAGCTTAATTTACTCCAATTCTGTTTTTTCAAGGGAAGATATTCATAGGCTTACTCAGTACTTCGTTCAAAGTGTACGTTTAGCAGCGACTCAAGGACAATCTGTCATAACTAAAGAGTACATGCTGTCTGTGGAAGAGAAACAGCTTCTAGAAAGACAGCTTTTAGGAGAAAATCCAACTGGCTTAGCAAATAACGAGAAAATATCTAGTATGTCTAGCATCTTTGAGCTTTTTGAAGCAAATGCTTCTCAGGGCTCTACCCAAATAGCCTTGGTCGATGAAAAACAGAAGCTATCGTATGAACAGCTTAACACTCAGGTACGCTTAGTCGCCACAGCTTTAAAGAACAGGGGTATCGAGCCTAAACAGACAGTAGCAATTATGCTTGAACCATCCGTAGAAGTCATCATTAGTATGCTATCTGTATGGAAGATAGGTGCTGTTTTTACACCAATTGATCCTGAATCACCAATAGAACGAATAAACTATATCCTACAGGACAGTGGAAGTGTGGCCCTTGTTTCAACTGAGGAGTTAATAGCTAAGGGAGAAGGGAAGATAGAAGTCTCCTGTATGAGTGTAGACCATTTACTAGTGGAAAAAGTGAGCTGGTCAGAGGTTCATGACCCTAGCACAGCATCTATTGATTTAGATGATTTAGCTTATATTATGTATACCTCAGGCACTACAGGTATTCCTAAAGGTGTAATGATTAAACACGGCAGTTTAGCCAATTATGTGCATTGGTTCAAACACTTTACTAAGATTTCTGCAAAGGATCGAGCTGCCTTACTTTCGTCTCACAGCTTTGATCTGGGGTATACGAGCATCTTCTCAGCTCTAGCGTCAGGTAGTGCTTTATACCTGCTCTCAAAGGATACGTACATGCAGCCTCACAAACTTGTGAATTACTTGGATGAGCAAAATATCAGCTTTATTAAGCTTACGCCTGCACTGTTCAGCACGATAGCCCAGCAAAGAGAAGCAAGGGCTCAGCTGTCTTCCCTTAGATTAATTGTACTAGGAGGAGAGGCTCTACAAGTGAAGGATGTGGAGGTGTTCCATCAAGCGTATCCACATGTAGAGTTTGTTAATCATTACGGGCCTACAGAAGCTACCATTGGCTGTATCGCTCAGAAAATAAGCTTTGAGGAGTGGGAGTTATTCAAGCTCAGCCCAACACTTGGCCATCCGATTGATAACACTAGAGTGTATATGCTGGATAAGAATAATCAATTGCTTCCACATGGAGTTGCTGGAGAAATAGCTATAGCTGGAGCGGGATTGGCTCAAGGATACCTGAATCGTAATGAATTAAATACTGAAAAATTTGTTTCCATTCAGTTATTAAACAATATAGAACGAGTATATAAATCTGGTGATTTCGGAAGGTTTACAGAGGACGGACGTATAGAGTATAGGGGTAGAATTGACGATCAAGTCAAAATACGTGGCTATCGAGTAGAACCAAAAGAGCTACAGGTGCAGCTTCAGAGGCAAAAGGATATTAAGGAAGCGTTCATTTTAACCGAAGCAGATGAGGCTGGCTCTACTTATCTAACTGCGTATTATTCAGCTAATAAGGAGCTAAATATATCAGAGCTGCGTGCGTCTTTATTAGAAGATTTGCCTGAATATATGCTTCCAAGATATTTTGTATTTTTAGATCAATTCCCTCTAACGCCAAACGGTAAAATAGACAGATTAGCATTAGCTAGCCATAAGCCTACAGTTTTTTCAAGTCATGCTTTCGAAGGGCCAAGAACGACTACTGAAGCGATTTTGGTTAAGCTATGGAAGGATGTCCTTGGACTGAAGGAGCTCAGTATTCATGATCATTTCTTTGAGGTCGGTGGAGATTCCATTAAGGCGATCCAGATATCCTCCAGGCTTTACGCCCAAGAGCTCCAAATGGAAATTAAGGATTTACTACTTTATCCAACCATTGCCCAGCTCAGTAAGCATATTAAGCCTTTAGTAGAAAGGATTGATCAAGGACTGGCTCAAGGCAACGTTGAATTAGCTCCTATTCAACGCAGATTTTTTAAAGCTCATTCAGATACTCAGCATCATTATAATCAGTCTGTGATGCTCCAATTTAATGATGGTTTAAGTGAAGCAGAGGTAACAATTATGTTTAAAAAGCTTCTGGAGCATCATGATGCCTTACGTATGCGTTACTCTGATGAAGAAAATGGAGAGGTAAAGCAGTTTTATGCAGACATCCAAAATACCTCCAAGTCATTTACTTTGCAAGTATTTGA encodes the following:
- a CDS encoding non-ribosomal peptide synthetase, whose product is MKDQHTSTSLVTHDMYIEEKKYWMSKLADNQIISVIPNDIPRRLKRTSEVESYHMSMPSALSKKALALAKQSDHALFMILLAGVAFLFQKYTGNDDVLLGMPSFKQPKDTSNESRPLSPVLPLSLSIKSDYTFKQWLLETRNTVLQADENKSIPFSALLQLLEMENQNESITWETVLYLRNIHQVDTLEGMTNDFILDFERKNDELELNIHFNPELYSRALIEQFGGQLFHLYDTVLHHTDLKLADIEVLRNHEIKDILSNADTASFPLHSSLQQLFEEQVERVPNHIALKYGEKVMDYKALNEKANQVAWFLRKEGVGRDSIVGIMLDRSMEMLIAIIGILKAGGAYLPIDPAYPKDRINYMLGDSAARYLITKSAYLHDVKYSGLVIDLNDSMISNQPVQNLESLTEPSDLAYIIYTSGTTGQPKGAMIEHRNVVQLLFNDRFQFQFSERDTWTLFHSYCFDFSVWEMYGALLYGGRLLIIPKEVAQNTSDFVQLVEKENVTVLNQTPTAFYSFLEELKRKQSELDLRYVIFGGEALKPAMLNGYQERFPHTKLVNMYGITETTVHVTYKEISSYEIENNISNVGKPLPTLYVHILDKNKRLVPDGAIGELYVGGAGVARGYLNRPELTSTRFIHDPYRQGMILYRTGDLAKRLPSGELEYYGRMDHQVKIRGHRIELGEIESVLLKQGELLEVAALTRVDADDQAYICVYFRSEKKIGSALLREKLAQELPEYMLPAYYIQVDALPLTSNGKLDHSKLPNPLHGVELETEYVSPQTETELLLAQLFQDVFSGSRIGVKDNFFELGGDSIRALRLVSAINESLETELQIRHIYEYSSIEQLAEWMDQQDQTDQLEPVLETESVIEEIEAQKAEVLSNDLERKKLPANIADMYPLSDIQLGMLYYQMQNPDEGTYHDQMPYEFIDATFHKEALIHALELLTKKHPMLRTVFHLRSASAPMQIVLNEATPDVAFIDVSQLERSAQKQHIEAALLEDRSAGFDLLKPLWRVQVYKWGEMNYSFILICHHAILDGWSVASFITELANLYLKLKDGVLETSTQLPLKHDYKAFIIEQLAIKKDETMRSFWQKELEDYKRLSLPSRLVEHQETMIFEYELDEALLRDLKHLAQKHHTTMKHVCFAFYLNMLNMLSYENDFVVGIVEHNRPHCEHADQILGCFLNTVPFRMAFGAQLTWDQFIEAVDMKLKELKWYGRLPFQEILKSIGESSTGSNPIYDTFFNFIDFHIYKEMNFETTQDNESLEIKEFTKNHISFDFTVIHTEEQLKLSLIYSNSVFSREDIHRLTQYFVQSVRLAATQGQSVITKEYMLSVEEKQLLERQLLGENPTGLANNEKISSMSSIFELFEANASQGSTQIALVDEKQKLSYEQLNTQVRLVATALKNRGIEPKQTVAIMLEPSVEVIISMLSVWKIGAVFTPIDPESPIERINYILQDSGSVALVSTEELIAKGEGKIEVSCMSVDHLLVEKVSWSEVHDPSTASIDLDDLAYIMYTSGTTGIPKGVMIKHGSLANYVHWFKHFTKISAKDRAALLSSHSFDLGYTSIFSALASGSALYLLSKDTYMQPHKLVNYLDEQNISFIKLTPALFSTIAQQREARAQLSSLRLIVLGGEALQVKDVEVFHQAYPHVEFVNHYGPTEATIGCIAQKISFEEWELFKLSPTLGHPIDNTRVYMLDKNNQLLPHGVAGEIAIAGAGLAQGYLNRNELNTEKFVSIQLLNNIERVYKSGDFGRFTEDGRIEYRGRIDDQVKIRGYRVEPKELQVQLQRQKDIKEAFILTEADEAGSTYLTAYYSANKELNISELRASLLEDLPEYMLPRYFVFLDQFPLTPNGKIDRLALASHKPTVFSSHAFEGPRTTTEAILVKLWKDVLGLKELSIHDHFFEVGGDSIKAIQISSRLYAQELQMEIKDLLLYPTIAQLSKHIKPLVERIDQGLAQGNVELAPIQRRFFKAHSDTQHHYNQSVMLQFNDGLSEAEVTIMFKKLLEHHDALRMRYSDEENGEVKQFYADIQNTSKSFTLQVFDWTEKAEEDIEAAISIELNHLQGSLNIFDGPLIQLGLFQTMKGDHLAVIIHHLVIDGVSWRILFEDLSTLYRQLQNKEPLALPAKTHSYQHWSKHLQELVMNKSFMKSADYWQKLEQVDAHPLPKDHIAESNLTKDTRFVELAFSKEETNDVLKHVHRAYSTDVNDFLLSALGLAYQQWSGLDKLFIDLEGHGREDIVQAVNTSRTVGWFTAIYPILLDMSSLSIGRLSEDRLSYFLKATKESLRQIPHKGIGYGVLNEFTSREEKEERTSIKAEVSFNYLGQFDQDLDTDSFSLSPYSSGMTIHPERPRAYALDVTGIVSQGRLTLYFHYNVNEFEDRTIQSLADLYLEQIQLLTEHCKHVKVGEKTPSDYRNSSITIDELAFIQKQFIHREIEKVYGLSPMQKGFLFHALYHEGSNAYFEQFCFTLKGILNVEAFERSYNELLKRYDIFRTAFIYENVKEMQQVVLEHEDIKIWYEDVQHLTDLEKQQYTASFKHADREKGFTLSEGLLMRMSLIRLEEQEYQVVWSHHHTIMDGWCMGIITQEFFTIYSTYARNEEPILENPEPYSRYIDWLEQLDHGVALDYWKDYLSEYDQQATLPKTNDLLSSEEYTNKEQYFDLGKDLSLKIQTLAKQEQVTINTIFQAVWGILLQRYNHTDDVVFGSVVSGRPPDLPGIEKMVGLFINTIPVRVKSSSNMSFSELLKTLQEQAFEAKQYEYFSLAEIQNTSTLKQNLLENIMIFENYPIEAQMKESNEQGIQLSIDQVEIFEQTNYDFNMTIIPENDMTIRFSYNANVYTEETVEKVKGHLFEVFRQVTHHSEMRMRDITIVSEQEAHQLLSQFNNTLMPFPHDKTLQDMFEEQVAQTPDRLAVRCGDTTLTYAQLNQRANAIAHYLRGKGADRNSLVGILVERSIEMMVGIFGIIKAGAAYLPIDPSLPTDRIQYMLEDSEAKLVITQKKFLEVLKDVEHRMATEALFTVVNLNDPSLYSDIIAPAEKYSSPESLAYVIYTSGSTGKPKGTMIEHRSVLNRIHWMQRKYPLTEHDVILQKTPFTFDVSVWELFWWTFAGASVSLLPPGGEKNPEMILHTIEREKVTTMHFVPSMLNAFLEYVEHTAERDQLRSLKRVFTSGEALQANQVNQFIALVNKHSGATLHNLYGPTEATVDVSYFDCSEEGLNVIPIGKPIDNIKLYVLNPDLNLQPIGCPGELCIGGVGVGRGYINKAELTAEKFISNPFETDQVLYRTGDLVKWQEDGNIQYLGRFDHQVKIRGHRIELGEIESQLLKLPAIKEAVVISKPDHNENNQLVAYIVATTRLDATQLIEQLAAKLPEYMLPAAILQLDSMPLTHNGKLDRKSLPDPSYKSEREYEAPRNDIEEKLVEIWMDVLGTQQVGIHDHFFSLGGDSIKAIQVASRLYKYALKLDIKDLFQYPRIADLSKYVRVNRRKQSQEMVTGEVMLTPIQKHFFETQKLEPKHFNQAILLFNEKGFEEHTVRQVFTKLVEHHDALRMVVRKENNQFVQENRPFSTNSLSDLFKLFVFQVPIQEDVSSYIHRTATTIHEDISLEQGPLVKVAIFKTNEGDHLLIVIHHLVIDGVSWRILLADLELGFNQVSRQQPIEFQAKTLSFKEWSVALSDYSKSKLASKELAYWEEVEAEQFTILPRDQSMKTRLLHDADVLSASLSNQQTKQLLTSAHQAYNTEINDLLLSALGLALHKWTGRERLGIHLEGHGREEIVAGLDTTRTVGWFTAIYPVVLDVKGVQAEEAESVGYWIKNVKEMLRKVPHKGVGYGVLKYNASLLQDSPSDGIDVLFNYLGQFDQELNSSYFKGSPYSSGIASSPGSIKEYALDLSAIVTEGKLAVRAAFHPQEFKRETIDLFLQQFIHSLGAVIDHCDLQKETISTPADLGYEDLTIDELDELQDELGELIDD